The Candidatus Goldiibacteriota bacterium nucleotide sequence TAAAGTAGGGTGCGAAAAATGAAAAATAAAAGTTTTATTGTTATTTTTATCATTGCGGCTTTTGTTACCTGCTGCATGCCGGGATGTTCCCCCAAAGCTGTTGTAAAAGACCCAAATGCCGCGCTTTCAGGTTTAAAAGTTGATATAACGGAAGAAGAGTATAAGGAATGGAAAAAACTTGCTTCTGAAGGTATTAATACGGCAGAACGCGCCAAAGGGGCGTTTTGGGCGGGGCAGTACTGCCTTAATAAAAATGATATTCAAAACGCCGAAAAGTATTTTGGGCACAATGAAAGATATTATTCCGATATTATCTGGGGATACTTATCGGTGCTGCGGCTGTCTGAAATAAGCGTTGAAAGAAAAGACACGGAAACAGCGCTTAAAAAATTTAAAATACTGGCGGAAAAAAGGCACCAGTTTCCGGAATTTAAGGACGCGGTACTGGGAAGGCTTAAAGAAATAATTTCCGCGCAGGACATGGACGGGCTTAAAAAAATATATGCCGCGCGATATCACGCGCTTATAGATGAATACGCGCTTTATTACATAATAAAACAGGACATAAAAAACAATAATTCCACTGATTTCTTCACGCACGCAAGGTCTTTTGTCATGGAATACAGGGACAGCGAATTTTATCAGGAAGTTTCCGATGAATTCAGAAAAGCGGTGCTTTATAAGCCGGTTAATAAAAGAAAGATAGGCGTAATACTTCCCCTGACAGGAAAAGGCATGGCCGCGGGAGAGTCAATAAAAAATGCCATAGAGATGGGAGTTGCGGAGTTTAACGCGGAAATTAAAGAAGATGAAGAAAAACTTGCGCTTGTGTTTGTGGATGAATCTATGGAATCCGAAGCCCTTGTTAAAAAAATAGTCAAAGTTATAGAAGAAGACAATGTTATAGCTTTTGCAGGGCCGGTCTTCAGCAATAATGTTAAAAAAATAGCGCCTCTGCTGGAAAGTTACAACGTCACTTCGTTTTCTTCAACCGCCGCGCGTCCGGATTTAACCGGCGCAAGCCCGTATTTTTTCAGAAACTGCGGAACGGTAAAAGGGCACGCTTACGCGATGGCCAAATACATAACGGACAGAACCCCATACAGAAAAGTGGCTTCCCTTTATCCAAATGACGCGCTGGGCAAATCTCTTAATGATTTTTTTGTTGAAAAAATATTACAGGGGGCTTCCCTTGCCGGAAGCGTGGGTTTTGAACCTTCCAAAAGCGATTTTCTTAATTACCTTGTTCCGCTTGGAGGCATTAATACAATGCTTTTAAAGGAAAAACGCGCGGCAGAGACAAGGGCTGTTAATGATAAAATGGAAGAAGCGGGCAGGCAGGTTCTTGAAAAAGCTTTTGAGTATATGAAAGTGTACCGTAACTGGGCGGCAACCGACGTATTAAAAGAAGAGGACCTTCCAAAGGTAAATATAGCCCTTTTAAGGTTTTCCTCTGAGGGTGAAAACGTAAAACGCTATAATTTAGATATTGATATGACAAAGCAGATGTCATACGCTATGGCAAGGGACGAAAAAGTGTTTGTTGCCAAGCAGGCGC carries:
- a CDS encoding ABC transporter substrate-binding protein, with protein sequence MKNKSFIVIFIIAAFVTCCMPGCSPKAVVKDPNAALSGLKVDITEEEYKEWKKLASEGINTAERAKGAFWAGQYCLNKNDIQNAEKYFGHNERYYSDIIWGYLSVLRLSEISVERKDTETALKKFKILAEKRHQFPEFKDAVLGRLKEIISAQDMDGLKKIYAARYHALIDEYALYYIIKQDIKNNNSTDFFTHARSFVMEYRDSEFYQEVSDEFRKAVLYKPVNKRKIGVILPLTGKGMAAGESIKNAIEMGVAEFNAEIKEDEEKLALVFVDESMESEALVKKIVKVIEEDNVIAFAGPVFSNNVKKIAPLLESYNVTSFSSTAARPDLTGASPYFFRNCGTVKGHAYAMAKYITDRTPYRKVASLYPNDALGKSLNDFFVEKILQGASLAGSVGFEPSKSDFLNYLVPLGGINTMLLKEKRAAETRAVNDKMEEAGRQVLEKAFEYMKVYRNWAATDVLKEEDLPKVNIALLRFSSEGENVKRYNLDIDMTKQMSYAMARDEKVFVAKQAQTDGLMDEIGVEPEDVDREIALNIAQQLKSDILVWGIIEERQSNTIYASFIPKEAEYDSQGNTKYSYSFTDEDYLYFDVTIRAISVTDETAVDEVKFTVKKLKEPVLNPLGLEAVFVPATERKITLIRDQLKYYDLDLPIFCGTFDNPAYLLNFMESSQGIHFTSEFYPDEPSENIQKFIADYKEKYAAMPGVIEANTYDTIKIMTAILQSGAESREAFKDMLKSVRNYEGVTGRFSFDANNDPIKEYYIMKIEDGIKILGKIKGE